The genomic region gtccaTCCCCGACCTGCAGCCGGCGGCCGACGAGCTCGTCGCGCTGGTCCGCTCCGGCCTCGCCCGCCTCGCCTCCGCCTTCCGCCGCGTCGCGCAGGGCCAACCCGGCTCCGGGCGCGTCTTCGCCTGCCTCGCCGCTGCCGCCCTGCCCGGCGGCCTCGCGCGCGACCTCCCCACCCTTTTCATAGCAGGAACTGGAATCTGTGTGTTCGGGCGGTTTGCTCTATCCCTCTCGTAACAAGTGGGGTTTGGATGGGTTCCAATGGGCTAA from Triticum aestivum cultivar Chinese Spring chromosome 4A, IWGSC CS RefSeq v2.1, whole genome shotgun sequence harbors:
- the LOC123084608 gene encoding reticulon-like protein B10; translated protein: MNQPIDRSFAVADVVLWRRGRADLTALLLAATVASWILFNRASGYTAVSLAADVLLLLLVVLYAWSRAARLLGRPAPSIPDLQPAADELVALVRSGLARLASAFRRVAQGQPGSGRVFACLAAAALPGGLARDLPTLFIAGTGICVFGRFALSLS